The following proteins come from a genomic window of Methanophagales archaeon:
- a CDS encoding Lrp/AsnC family transcriptional regulator, with amino-acid sequence MKIEDKHSEILKILEENARLSDKEIATLAGLKESEVKSIIEELETKGIIRKYKAIIDYEKAGIEAVQALIDIKVIPERSTGYDNIAERISKFPEVKSVRLVSGEYDLSVLVAGKTMREVAYFVAEKIAPLEQVRNTVTHFLLKTYKENGEVYGEEEEGRRLRVTL; translated from the coding sequence ATGAAGATAGAAGATAAGCATAGTGAGATATTGAAGATACTGGAAGAGAATGCAAGGCTGAGTGATAAGGAGATAGCGACTCTGGCGGGTTTGAAAGAATCGGAAGTGAAGAGCATCATTGAGGAGCTGGAGACTAAGGGAATAATAAGGAAGTACAAGGCGATAATAGACTATGAAAAAGCTGGTATAGAGGCAGTACAGGCATTGATAGATATAAAAGTCATACCAGAGCGGAGCACCGGTTATGACAACATTGCAGAACGGATATCGAAGTTCCCAGAAGTGAAGTCAGTGCGGCTGGTCTCGGGCGAGTATGACCTCTCGGTGCTGGTGGCGGGAAAGACGATGCGAGAAGTTGCATATTTCGTTGCGGAGAAGATAGCGCCGCTTGAACAGGTTCGTAACACAGTGACGCATTTCTTATTGAAGACATATAAAGAGAATGGCGAGGTGTATGGTGAGGAAGAGGAAGGGCGTAGATTAAGAGTAACACTGTAA